The Bacillus sp. Y1 genome has a window encoding:
- the comGA gene encoding competence type IV pilus ATPase ComGA: MTSIEELADRMLKDAVTKQATDIHIIPRKHDTLVQFRVAHRLVTRYSFPIDECERLISHFKFSASMDIGEKRRPQNGAYSIVVDHQQIGLRLSTLPGNKKESLVIRLLPEHQSNPSYQVSLFPYMTNKLLALLKHAHGLIILTGPTGSGKTTTLYTLLEKSTNLFDRNVIALEDPIEKESDAVLQVQVNEKAGISYAAGLKAILRHDPDIIMVGEIRDSETAKTAVRAALTGHLVLSTMHTRDAKGAIYRLLEFGVDWIEIEQTLVAVTAQRLVELSCTLCTTECSSTCFVCERSKKACVFEILAGQPLSHVINEARGEKRAYDYTTLRKVISKGIALGFIKETEYDRWVLDNEIK, from the coding sequence GTGACTTCGATTGAAGAATTAGCCGATCGAATGTTGAAGGATGCTGTTACAAAGCAAGCAACCGATATCCACATTATCCCCCGAAAGCATGACACTCTTGTTCAATTCAGAGTGGCACATCGCCTCGTCACTCGCTACTCGTTCCCAATTGATGAATGCGAAAGGTTAATCTCCCACTTTAAATTCAGTGCATCCATGGATATTGGAGAAAAAAGACGTCCCCAAAACGGTGCCTATTCGATAGTGGTCGATCATCAGCAAATTGGTTTGCGCCTCTCCACTCTTCCAGGTAACAAGAAAGAAAGTTTAGTCATACGACTACTCCCCGAACACCAATCAAATCCTTCCTACCAAGTTTCCTTATTCCCTTATATGACAAATAAGCTTCTTGCCTTACTTAAACATGCCCACGGATTAATTATCTTGACTGGTCCAACCGGAAGTGGGAAAACCACAACCTTATACACCTTGCTCGAAAAGAGCACGAATTTATTTGACCGAAATGTAATTGCTTTAGAAGATCCAATTGAAAAGGAAAGTGATGCTGTTTTACAGGTTCAAGTGAATGAAAAAGCTGGAATATCATACGCGGCTGGATTAAAAGCGATCCTTCGTCATGATCCAGATATTATTATGGTGGGGGAAATTCGGGACAGTGAGACAGCCAAAACGGCAGTGAGAGCAGCGTTAACAGGCCATCTTGTGTTATCAACCATGCACACTCGAGATGCAAAGGGGGCCATTTATCGACTCCTAGAGTTTGGAGTAGATTGGATTGAAATTGAACAAACTCTTGTAGCTGTAACAGCTCAAAGGTTAGTAGAACTTAGTTGTACACTCTGTACAACCGAATGTTCAAGTACTTGTTTTGTTTGCGAGCGTTCAAAGAAAGCATGTGTCTTTGAGATATTAGCTGGTCAACCATTAAGTCATGTCATTAATGAGGCACGAGGAGAGAAAAGAGCGTATGACTATACGACACTAAGAAAGGTCATATCGAAGGGGATTGCACTCGGTTTTATTAAAGAAACGGAGTATGATCGATGGGTGTTAGACAATGAAATCAAATAA
- a CDS encoding Spx/MgsR family RNA polymerase-binding regulatory protein translates to MNDLIFFTYPSCTSCRKTKKWLTANAVTYEERHLFKETPTSEELKELLSLTTEGLDELLATRSRIFKSLNQDVNDLTLSQVIKMLVEEPRLLKRPIVTDGKKLVVGYNPDALKSIANKKMIKKSS, encoded by the coding sequence ATGAATGATTTGATATTTTTCACTTATCCAAGTTGTACATCTTGTCGTAAAACGAAAAAGTGGCTGACAGCCAATGCAGTTACATATGAGGAGAGGCATTTATTTAAAGAAACACCGACAAGTGAGGAGCTAAAAGAATTACTTTCTCTTACCACAGAGGGATTGGACGAATTGCTTGCCACAAGAAGTCGAATATTTAAAAGTCTAAATCAGGATGTGAATGATCTTACTCTTTCACAGGTAATCAAAATGCTCGTTGAAGAACCTAGATTGCTAAAACGACCTATTGTTACTGATGGCAAAAAGTTAGTGGTCGGTTACAATCCAGATGCATTGAAGAGCATCGCGAATAAAAAAATGATTAAAAAAAGTAGCTAA
- a CDS encoding helix-turn-helix transcriptional regulator gives MEQTLKITNVLSDPTRYYIYQYITKRHQEVTVQEIADNFNIHPNVARLHLSKLEDVNMLISETKKTGKGGRPSRLYRLSDDVIQLNFPFRDYQMLAKITMESMLSLGEEGHRVLRMTGKRFGKEMIEQEMARSHNGEFPTFEQKLNTLKNAATMAGFYPEFEVSEDQTRIYFQIFNCPFKEIATEHPDAVCETHHEFLKGMFESLFNDVELIEKQNLINGCDACAYQALITN, from the coding sequence ATGGAACAAACATTGAAAATAACAAATGTATTATCGGACCCAACTCGTTATTACATTTATCAGTACATTACAAAAAGACATCAGGAAGTTACCGTTCAAGAAATTGCAGACAATTTTAATATTCATCCGAACGTAGCAAGATTACATCTTTCTAAGCTTGAAGATGTTAATATGCTGATCTCGGAAACAAAAAAAACAGGCAAAGGTGGTAGACCAAGTAGGTTGTACCGATTGTCCGATGACGTCATTCAGTTAAATTTCCCATTCCGAGACTATCAAATGTTAGCTAAAATTACTATGGAATCCATGCTCTCTCTCGGAGAAGAAGGTCATAGAGTATTACGAATGACCGGGAAAAGATTTGGTAAGGAAATGATTGAGCAAGAAATGGCCCGATCTCATAATGGAGAGTTCCCTACGTTTGAACAAAAGTTAAACACGTTAAAAAATGCAGCAACAATGGCTGGCTTCTATCCAGAATTCGAAGTGAGTGAAGACCAGACTCGTATATACTTCCAAATTTTCAACTGTCCATTTAAAGAAATTGCTACAGAACATCCAGATGCTGTTTGTGAAACACATCACGAATTTTTAAAAGGGATGTTTGAGTCACTTTTTAATGACGTTGAGCTCATAGAAAAGCAAAACTTAATCAATGGCTGCGATGCTTGTGCTTATCAAGCATTAATCACGAATTAA
- a CDS encoding DUF2626 domain-containing protein: MDRMFRVMGFWTGIFAVMFYLGHMPQTSLLFFGQTGFFILLSYLKLSERMYIYIFGAYLTVFFVGFTYWTTFMMTPGAGGH; the protein is encoded by the coding sequence ATGGATCGTATGTTTAGAGTAATGGGGTTTTGGACAGGTATTTTTGCCGTTATGTTCTACCTAGGGCATATGCCACAAACATCATTGCTATTCTTTGGTCAAACGGGGTTTTTCATTCTGTTAAGCTACCTAAAGCTTTCTGAACGTATGTATATTTATATTTTCGGTGCCTATTTAACAGTGTTCTTCGTTGGCTTTACATACTGGACAACATTTATGATGACACCAGGAGCTGGCGGGCATTAA